The following are from one region of the Candidatus Poribacteria bacterium genome:
- a CDS encoding tetratricopeptide repeat protein: WHPVVVPPHVKERIEERIEVEARPQEAGRISGNQYYQTNSAYREDEYRIYVEELGRIPTIRKFRNSIHRKKAEADLEQAYMDNPDDFQTLLTWVVYGGGGPMVNPFYGKKKKDAYRRLYEMDPTHPYVLHHLAIALYSTDPQEALGYALAAQHLEPHYIPRGVDGLCYAQLGDYEKALAAFKRAHAAAPEWLKPATIKRVNRIQQITRSEKLLSICQKAREAGEPVMWPQLLVRH, from the coding sequence GTGGCATCCTGTTGTCGTTCCGCCTCATGTCAAAGAACGCATTGAGGAACGCATTGAGGTAGAAGCCCGCCCGCAGGAAGCCGGCCGTATCTCCGGTAATCAATACTATCAAACAAACAGCGCGTACCGCGAAGACGAGTATCGGATTTATGTCGAGGAACTGGGGCGCATTCCGACAATACGCAAGTTCCGCAATTCGATTCATCGCAAGAAAGCTGAAGCTGATTTGGAGCAAGCCTACATGGACAACCCCGATGATTTTCAGACGCTACTGACATGGGTGGTTTATGGAGGCGGAGGCCCCATGGTGAATCCGTTTTATGGCAAGAAAAAGAAAGATGCCTATCGCCGGTTATATGAAATGGATCCCACCCATCCCTACGTCTTACACCACTTGGCAATAGCACTCTATTCGACCGATCCCCAAGAGGCCCTCGGCTATGCGCTGGCGGCACAACACCTTGAACCTCACTACATTCCGCGCGGCGTAGACGGACTCTGTTATGCGCAACTCGGCGACTACGAAAAAGCCCTTGCGGCGTTCAAACGCGCACACGCTGCGGCACCTGAATGGCTGAAACCGGCAACGATCAAACGAGTCAACCGCATTCAACAGATCACCAGGAGTGAGAAACTCCTATCTATTTGTCAAAAAGCGCGAGAAGCAGGGGAACCTGTGATGTGGCCCCAGTTGCTCGTCCGCCATTAG